ACAATGAAAATAGCCAATATTGCAGCAATGATCATATTGACGTTAGAAAGCAGTTTCACACCACCTTCAAGGCCTCGCGCGACAGAGAAAATGGCTACGGCAGTAACACCGCAAATAACTAAAATTTGGGTAGTTAATGTGTTAGGCAGTCCAAATAGGAAAGCCAAACCACTGGTGGCTTGTTGAGCACCAAAACCAAGTGATGTTGCTAAACCGAAGATGGTCGCAATAACCGAAATAATATCGATTACATGACCAATCCCCCCCCATACTTTCTCACCAAAAAGTGGATAAAAAGCAGAGCGTATGGTCAGTGGTAGACCTTTGTTATAAGCAAAAAAGGCAAGTGATAGTGCGACAACCGCATAAATGGCCCATGGATGTAAACCCCAATGGAACATGGTTGCGCCCATGGCTACATCTTTAGCTTCAGGGGTATTTTTCATAACGTCAAATGGGGTGCCATACCAGCCAGTGTAGTAAGCTACCGGTTCCGCCACACTCCAGAACATCAGACCAATTCCCATTCCTGCTGCAAATAACATACAGAACCAAGTAAGGGTAGAATGTTCTGCTTTGGCTTCTGTACCACCAAGACGAATTTTACCGAATGGCAAGAGAATCAGAGCCAAACAAAATAGAACAAAGAGGTTACCAGCGACCATGAAGAACCAATCAAAATGACTGATAGACCAGTTTTTTGCGCTAGAAAGTAAAGCGCTGGCATCGGAAGGGAAAAGAATACTGCCAATGATGAAGGCGAGTATGATGATAGCACTGGTACTGAAAACAGGGTTTAATACATCCAAACCGAGAAACTGGACGTTGTCCTGACCCACTTTATAAGAAGTGTCGTATTCCGCCCGACCACTGTCAGGTGTTTTATTACTCATATTTTTCTCCTGATTTAGTGAAAACTCAGCCAGCCTTTTTCTATTTCACAATGAAAATCACATGCACTAGAAACAGTGGCCCTTAATAACCCTATAAGAGTAGGTTATTGAGCAATGTTCTTATCGCGACGTATTCTGTTCTTTTTTTGATCATATGCATATGAATCAACATAAAACTCAAAGAGTGTGAGTGTTAAGGGGTCAAAACAAAATGGCATTTTCATGGTGAAACTATGATTGACTGGCATCACTATTTTGATAGCTCCAACTAGACTGAGTAAAAAGACCTCATTCAAGATGATCTTTTATCATAGTCGAAGTAAGCGTTACATCAATTTGTTTAGATGTCAAACCATATAAGGCGAGTTAAATCTTATCTAAAGAAAGAGTTCAAGTAATTCATTGAGAAAAAGTTTGCCTTTTTCTGTGGTTTGAATGCGCTGATTTTGCCAAGCTTGAGCATCCAACAAGCCGCGTTCTAAAGCAGTTTGGCAAGAATCCATCAGATGCTTTGGTATGCTTTTTTGTGCATATTGTTGATATTCCATGAGATTAAAGCTTTCAAACAGACGTAAGCGATTCATCATAAATTCTAGAGGCATGTCATGTGGTGCAATGGCTTCCTTAGTGACTAAGGCTGCAGGCAGATTATTGAGATAATGATTTGGGTGACGAGTCTTTCGAGTACGAAATATTTGACCATTAACTAATGTGATTTTTCCATGAGCACCTGCGCCTATGCCGAGATAATCTCCGAAGCGCCAATAGTTCAGATTATGAGCTGCTTGTCGACCTGTTTTAGCGTTGGCTGAGACTTCATACTGATGGTAGCCATGTTGGTTCAGCAATGTCTGTCCTGCGTCTTGGATTTCCCATAAAGTGTTATCTTCTGGCAGAGTCGGAGGGCGACGATAGAATTCGGTATTGGGTTCTATGGTTAGTTGATACCAAGATAGATGTTCGGGGTTGAGTTGAATAGCCAGCGACAAATCTTCCATTGCCATGGTAAGGCTTTGTTCTGGTAGGCCGTGCATTAAATCCAGGTTGATGTTGTCAAAGCCAGCAGCGCGTGATTTTTCCACAGCCAGAATAGCTTCCTCTCGGTTGTGGATTCTTCCTAGGGTTTTCAACAGCTTAGGTTGAAAACTTTGAATACCAATGGATAGACGGTTAATGCCTGCTTGACGAAAGTGACGAAATTTTTCTTGCTCGAATGTGCCTGGGTTGGCTTCCATGGTGATTTCCGCCTGTTCTACCCAGCTAAGTTTACTGCGCAGCGCATCCATTAATTGATAATAAAAATCTTCGCTCATTAAACTGGGTGTGCCACCGCCAATAAAGGCCGTTTGAATAGGTCGATTGGCAACATATGCCATATCTTCGTCTAAATCGGCGAGCAGTTGCTGTAAATAAGCTTCTTCCGGTAATTGGCCTTTTTGATGAAAACGATCTGCTTGGTGAGAATTGAAGTCACAATAGGGACATTTCTTGACGCACCAAGGCAAATGGATATAAAGGCTAAGTGGCGGTAGAAGGGTACTCACTTAGCGGCATCCTGTTGGAAGGCAGCTAATAATTGTTTTAACGCTTTGGCGCGATGACTGATTTGGTTTTTCACTTCTTTTGGTAAACTGGCTGCACTACAGTTGTACTCAGGTACATAGAATAATGGGTCATAGCCAAAGCCTTCTTGACCTGCCAAAGACTCTAAAATTCTACCTTCCCAAACACCATGGAAGACTTTTGGTGTGGGGTCGTCTTTGTGGCGTAAATACGCCAATACACAATGAAAGCGGGCACTTCTTTGTTCGCTAGGGACACCTGCCAGCTTTTGTAGAAGCAGTTCATTGTTCGCTTGGTTGTTACCGTGTTCGCCAGCAAAACGTGCTGAATATATTCCGGGGGCCCCATTTAAGTAATCCACTTCAATACCAGAATCATCTGCTAGTGCGGGCAAGCCGGTTTTTTCACAAGCGTGGCGTGCTTTTAATATGGCGTTTTCAATGAAGCTTAAACCGGTTTCATCTGCGTCTTCCACAGCGAATTCCTTTTGTGCTTTGACGTCAAAGCCAAGGCCACTAAGTAGGGCGTTGAACTCTTTGATTTTACCAGCGTTATTGCTGGCTAAGACTAGGATTTCATTCACGGAAATGTCCTCAAAATGAGCTTCGGTCAGGCTGGGATTGTATTGACAGCCTGACGGAAAATTAGTTGTTACGACTGATGTGAAAAATCGCCGTTTCACTGAAAAGGTTCGGCATGGAGCGGATCCACCAATGGTCTTTGAGTTGACCGTCTACTGCAGCCCAGCGTAATACTTTGATGTTCTTCTCCTGACATAAACGCTCAAAATCCTGAAAGGTGAAGAAGTGGATGTTGGGTGTGTCGTACCAATTGTATGGCATAAACTCAGACACAGGCATGCGACCTTTTAGTGCCAAATGCAGGCGGCTGCGCCAGTGACCAAAGTTAGGGAAGGTAATGATGCATTCTTTACCAATGCGAAGCATTTCGTCGATCAATAAGTCAGGACGACGAAATTGCTGTAGGGCATGAGTCATCAAAACTAAATCAAAACTCTGTTCGTCAAAGTTTTGCAAACCTTCATCAATGTTTTGTTCTAATACAGGGATGCCTTTTTGGATACAGGTATTCAGATCGTCAGCATCGATTTCCAGACCATAGCCATGGATTTGTTTTTCTGTAATGAGGTGGTGTAGCAATTCACCCGGACCACAAGCCAAATCCAAAACACGAATGTTGGGCTGAATCCATTCATCAATGATTTCTAAATCAGGACGCATTGGCTGACTCCTTTTGCTGACCATCAGCAGTTACTTGATTAGCAATGCGCGTTAAAAAGCTACTCAAAGCTTGCATGTAACGTGGAATAGGAAACAGAAAAGCGTCGTGACCTTCAGTGGCTTCAATTTTAGCGTACGACACCGCTTTTCCTGCTTTTATCAAGGCGTTGACAATTTCTTCACTGCGCTGGGGTGAAAAACGCCAATCAGTGGTGAAAGACACCAATAAAAACTCACATTTTGCACGGCTCAATACTGCAGCCAAATCACCATTGGCTTGTGCGGCTGGATCAAAATAATCCAATGCTTTGGTCATCAACATATAAGTATTGGCATCAAAGCGTTTGGTAAAAGCTTCGCCTTGATAACCTAGATAGCTTTCAATCTCGAACTCAATGCCATAATTGTATTGATAAGACTCGTGACGCCTCTGGCGACCAAATTTTTCCCCCATGGCATCGTCTGATAAGTAGGTGATGTGCCCCAACATGCGGGCCAAACCTAAACCATTGGTCGGTACCGAGTCGTTTGCTAAATACTGTCCGTCAAAAAAGTGTGGATCACGACGAATGGATTGACGCGCCACTTCATTGAAAGCAATGTTCTGTGACGATAATTTGGGTGCCGAAGCAATGATAACAGCAGCTTGCAAACGCTCAGGATAGCGAATGCTCCATTCCAGAACTTGCATTCCACCAAGACTGCCTCCGACAATAGCAGCAAAGCTTTCGATACCAAGTCTGTCTGCTAGGCGTGCTTGGCTTTCTACCCAGTCTTCAACTGTGACAATAGGAAAATCAGCTTGCCACGCCTGACCTGTGGCTGGGTTGATACTGGTGGGTCCAGTTGAACCGCCGCAGCCGCCAAGATTATTTAAAGCAATGACAAAAAAATGATTGGTGTCGATGGCTTTTCCCGGACCAATGGCAGAATCCCACCAACCGGGTTTTTTATCTGCTAGGTCGTGATAGCCGGCTGCGTGATGGTCTCCACTTAGAGCATGGCAAATCAAAATGGCATTGGAAGCGTCTTGATTCAGAGTGCCATAGGTTTCATAAATGAGCTGATACGATGCCAAGGTTTGCCCGCAAGCTAAGGTTAGAGGCTCGTCGAATTGCGCTGTCTGAGGTATGACTATGCCCACAGAATCAGCAGGAATGGCGTCTGGCATGTGTTTTGATAATCCTAATGAAATATCCATGTTTCCACGAAATTGATGAGGAAACAGACTCGAAAAATAATCCACACAGTCTAGCGGCTGAGCGGAATACCATCAAGTGAAGATAGGGCAAATCCCCCTATTTAGAGACAGAGACTAAATTAAGGGGGCGTCTGTGTGAATGGATTTTAAGCCAGGCTAAAAACACGCGTTTTCTCAGCCAGTTGTTGTGATAATTGCTGAATCTGTTGCGTCTTGTCAGCCATTATGTCGATTGACCCTGTATCTTCTGTCAGTTGCTGGGCAATTTGATCCATTTCTGCACTCATTTGAACAGCAGTGCTGGCTACATCCTGAATCGCAGCAGCCATGGAATCCGTTGATTTTGTGCCTGTCATGGCGAAGTTTTCAATATTACGCATGGCTTCTTCTGCTTTACTGCCATTTTCACTGATAACACTTAAATTGGATTTACCGCTTTCCATGGTGGTGATGGCAGAGTGAGTAGAGGTTTGAATGGTGCTAACGATTTCTGTAATTTTCGATGTTGCATCCACGGTTTTTTCCGCCAAAGCGCGTACTTCGTCGGCCACTACAGAGAACCCGCGTCCGGCTTCACCAGCGCGAGCGGCTTCAATGGCAGCATTCAGTGCCAATAAGTTAGTTTGATTGGCAAGATCGTTGATCATAGAGATCACATTATCTATGTCTTTTGATAATTGACCAAGATGGTTTAATTGTTCGCTGATAACCTGTACTACATTGACTGTGTCATTGATGCTGGTTAATACCTTGTTTATGGTATCAGCGCCCGCTTTAGCAGATTGGTAAGTATCATTCGATTGGTTTTTTAACAATTCTGTGGTGTTAGAAAGTTCAGTCAGACGACTGGAAATGTCGTCTGTGGCGGTTGCCAGCGAATCAGTGCGTTGATTAACCACATGGTTGCTGCTGGAAATATTGCCTATGGTATTGTTCAAATCGGTAGACATAGTGGTAAAAGTGTCGGTAGTGGTCACCACATCTTTAAGTACACTATTGAGTCCTTTGGCCATTTCATTTAGGGAAGTGCCTAACAAATCAAATTCATCATTACGCTTGGTGTTAATTGCTACCTGGGTTGTCATGTCACCTTGTTTGACATTATTTAGATCATTGCCAATGCTTTTCAAAGAAGCGTTTACACTGCGGCCAATAGTAATCATCAATAAGGTTGCCAGTACGATAACTACCAAGCTTACAACCAGTAAAGTGGCGTTGGCTTTGTTAGAGCTGCTTTCTGAGTCTGCTTCTGCATTAACCAGAAGTTGCTCAATGAGTTTACTGGCTTCGATCTGGCTGGTATTAAAAATTTGTTTAAAGTTATCAAAAGTTTCTTCAATGTTTTTTAATAATTGAAATTCTTCACCATATTTTAGGATGGCATCATGATAGGCGTTTGCTGTGACACCATGAGTACTTTGAAAACCAAAGTTTGAAATTCGACGATCAAACTTTTCGAAATTGGCGCTAAATTTTTCAAGATTATCGGCGGTTGGGTCAGACAGATAGCTGGCTTCGGCTTGTCTTACACTAGAGAATTCACGCTTTAATAAACTTAAGCTGCTGATATCGTCAGTGAGCTTTGCGCCAAGTTGATCAATCTCGCCGCGCATTCCTGAGGTTGAATCAAAGCCAATAAGGTTTTGTTTATTTACCAACGCCAGAAGTGATTGGCTATAGTCTTCTATCTTAATTAAATTGGCCTCAAGTAATGCTCTGAGCTCGTCATTACTGGCTAATGCCATGTTTTCTTTAATAATATTTTCGTTGTATAGGGCCTGATCTTTTACCTTCTGAACATATTGTTCAATATTACTGCTGGTGACAGAGCGCAAGTTATCAGCACTGGCCAGCATATTAATGCTGACTTGATCATTTGATGCTTGAATTTTTGACAGCGTCCTAAGTTCGTTGTTGGCATTTTGCTGTGAAGATAAGCCTTCAATGGCAACAAAGGTCACCAAGACAAAGCCAACAATGGCGGAGACTAGTAACAGTATGAGTTTGGATTTAAAAGAAAGGTTATTGAGCATTGCTTACACCTACCTGCCTTTTGAGCGGTTAATGGATCAATTAGAATTTGACTTATCTAGATGATGCATGGCCTATGCAAATACTGTGCACAGGTCAATAATATGTATGAACGCAGTAAATGCTAGGTTTGGTTGAGAATATTGATTGATTTTTGCCCTTTTATAGTGCGTTTAAGGTTTTTGTAATTTTAAGGCGTCTTTAAAAGAAGCCTCTTTAATATCCAAGTATTGCGTATTCAGCCAGTATGAACTATTTCTAACCTGGCAAATCACTCAAGTTTTCATTGGGGGGCAAATCACTTCGAATAAACGATACGTCAATTGTCCGGCCGTTTTCTCTTTTTTAAGCTGCCAGTGTACGGGCAACTCTGGTAAAGAACTTTCTTTTTCCATCTCTATATACACCAATGCACGTTCTGCTAACCAGTCATTTTGCAATAGGGGTATTATCTTTTCTAACCAGCCTTTACGGAAAGGGGGGTCAAGGAAGACGAGATCAAATTTGTTTTGAGGAGACTGTTGTAAATAACTTTCGGCACCTTGGGTAATCACTTGTCCTTGATGCGTTTGTAATGTTGTTAGATTGTTCAGCATTTGCTTGGTTACTGGTAGGGCACTATCCACAAAGGTGACATGCTTTGCACCACGGGATAAGGCTTCTAAGCCTAAGGCGCCAGAGCCACAAAAGAGATCTGCACAAACCGCTCCTGGCACATGGGGGCTGAGCCAGTTAAATAAAGTTTCACGTACGTGGTCTGGTGTAGGTCTTAGACCTTCCAAATCGGGAATGGGTAATTGCCGTGAGCGCCACTCTCCCCCAATGATACGTAATTTTGCAGTTTTGCTTTTACCGCTATTATGCTTATTTTTAACGCTATTATGCTTAGAAGAGGGACGTTTTGTCATTGGTAAACCTGAATTTCTTGATATGTTTGTGCGTTAAATAATTCTTTTAATGCCTCTTGATAGGCTTGGAAATTGAAATTATCCACAGCTTCTCGATAGTTGTTAGCGAACTTTTCTAACGTTAGTTCAGTATTTTGGTGACTTACTTGGCTAGCAATCTGCGCCCACCAAGTTGGCGACTGAGCGTTTTGCTCAATTTGTTGCAATAACTGTTCACGAAGTGCATTAAAGCCGTCTTTATCATTGCTTGATGGGATTTGTTCAGCAAACACAAAGCTTTTAAGGCTCAATTGCGGTGCTCCAGTCGATGGCGTCCTAGCGTCTAGGGTATCATTTAGATGATATTGTACATTCCAACCTACCCAAGGATGTTGAGGTGCTAACGTCAGATTGAGTTGAACAAAATTGATTTTTTCTTCGTTATTAAGTTTGTTGACTAAATCGGCCCCCCATATTTGTAAACTGAGCCATTGAGTGACGTTACTTAATGGGGTGAGAGCCACTGCGCTGCGAGTCTGCCAAAGCTCACCATGATGTCGCTGAATTACCGTGCTGACTGAGGTTATCTGTATATCATTTTCCATTGTGTTGGGAGAAAAGTTCTCAGTGATGGCGTTCAAGGCCGCTTCTACAAGTGCTTTGCTTCGATCAGACAAATCTCCGGTTAAGTAGATGGCGGAGACAGATTGGGTCATGTTTTGGTAATAATTCTTTACTTCTGAAAGACTGAATTGCTCTTGTGGTAGCGTGCTAGGTTTTACAAACAGTACTTGTTCTAGTTCGTGTAGTGGCTCGTGTTGATAAGGGTCGCGGTCAAGCCAATTGGTGTAAGTGCGTGTTTTGAATTTGGTTTCTGTTAGCCAAGTTTTAGCGAGCTTTAACGCTGGAATCAGATAATTTGGATCATTGCTGATGGTGAGTCCGATGACTTGATTTTCATGATCATAATAGGTCATGGCGCTTGCGGCTAAAGGAGAGAGACGCTGATTGATCGATGCTGTACTAAGGGGTAAGGCATCGCTCATTAACATGGCCATGGTGGACTGAATGAGTTTGGTATTGGTGTTGGCGGCGCGAAAGCTGAAGCGGATTTCCAATTTATCGCTGCCTTGCCAGTCTTTTTGATTCAGCCAGATAACTGGAATATTCGATTTTGTTGACCATTCTTGGATACTGGTTTGCGGCAAGTTTGCACTTGGTGCAGTCAGATTAAGTAGCCAAATTGCCAAGCTAGAGAAGAGCATAATGACAGCCAACATTGGGCGGCTGAAAAGAGGCTTATTTGTGTCGCGCATTAGAGCACCTTTAGAAGACCTAAACACAGGCTAAATAGTGTAAAAACAGGCCTGATTGCTAATCAGAATGATGATAAAATAATCATTTTGTGCGTCCACCACAATGACGCAGAGTTTTATAATAGCATTTCACTGGTGTTAACTGCATCAGCCAAAACGAAGAGATGAATTTAATGGAAGTTGTGAATCAGATTATTGCTTTTTTAACCCCATATTTTGGTGAATACGCCCGCTTTGTTCCTATGATAATTGGTATCCTGTTGGCGGTATTAGCCTTTGTGATTCGTCGCCGTTTTGTCAACAAAATGAGAGCAGATATTGCGGTCGCTAAACAAAAAGACGTTGCAGCCCGTGAAGTGGAAAAGCCTTCAACTGAAGCTCAAGATTCTTCGTCACAAGCCATGTCTGCAGATATAACGCCTTTGACAAGCGAACAGCCTGTATCTGAGCAGCAAGCGTCTACACAGCTTGACAAGCCAGAAGAAGAGCCTGCTTTGTCTTGGTCAGAGCGAATTAAATCAGGTTTGTCTCGCACCCGACATGGTTTAGGTAATGGTTTGTCTTCCATCATCAGTGGCAGTAATAAAGTTGATGATGACTTGTTAGAAGAACTGGAAACACAGTTGTTGATGGCGGATGTTGGTATCGACGCTACGCGAACCTTGATTGAAGGATTAATAGAAAAGCTAAATCGTAAAGAATTAAAAGATGCCGACGCTTTGATGACACACTTAAAAGCTGATATGCAAGGGATTCTAGGCCTGTCACAACAAGAGCTTGAGCCAAGCAAAGCGGACGGCCCTTTTGTTATTTTGATGGTGGGTGTTAATGGCGTTGGAAAAACCACTACTATTGGTAAGTTGGCGAAAAAGTATCAAGCACAAGGTAAGAGTGTGATGCTCGCCGCAGGCGATACTTTCCGTGCAGCTGCGGTAGAGCAGTTGCAGGTTTGGGGGGAACGAAATAATGTTCCTGTTGTGGCGCAACATACGGGCGCTGATTCGGCCTCTGTTATCTTTGATGCGATTGAGTCTGCAAAGGCGAAAAATATTGATATTGTGATTGCCGATACAGCTGGGCGTTTGCAAAACAAACAAAACTTAATGAACGAATTGTCTAAAGTCGTTCGTGTGATGAAAAAGTTGGATGAAAGCGCGCCGCATGAAGTGATGTTGGTGTTGGATGCGGGAACGGGTCAGAATGCCATTAGCCAAGCGAAACTTTTTTCAGAAGCAGTGGGTGTATCTGGTATCACTCTTACTAAGCTTGATGGTACTGCAAAAGGCGGTATTATCTTTGCCATTGCCAAACAGTTTGGCTTGCCGATTCGATATATTGGCGTTGGTGAGCAAGCTGATGATTTACGTCCGTTTGTTGCCCAAGAATTTATTGATGCTCTGTTTGCAGGGGATCAAGATTAATCACCTTTGAAACAGGACAGTGAAGCAGAGTGGAAATCGAATTTCAGCGCGTAGGTAAGAAGTACGACAGCGGTCAGGAAGCTTTGTCGCAGGTGAGTTTTCATTTGCAGCAAGGTGAAATGGCATTTTTAACTGGCCACTCTGGTGCAGGTAAAAGTACCTTGATGAAGCTCATGATGATGATTGAGCGTCAAACATCAGGGCAAATTTTTATCAACGGTATTGATTTACGGACCTTAAGTCGCCGTGCTATTCCGCAGCATAGACGTCGTGTTGGTGTGGTGTTTCAGAATCACCAATTGCTGTTTGACCGCAGTGTTTTTCATAATGTTGCTTTACCTTTGCAGGTGAGTGGTGCAGACCACGAGCAGGTGGCTAAGCGAGTGCGAGCTGCACTGGATAAGGTGGGCTTGTTGGACAAGGAAAAGTTTAACCCTATGGCCTTGTCAGGCGGAGAGCAACAAAGGGTAGGTATTGCTCGTGCCGTGGTAAACAAGCCTCAGTTGCTGCTGGCGGATGAGCCAACGGGTAACTTGGACCCTAAATTGTCTGCGGAAATCATGAACCTGTTTCAAGAGTTTAATCGTGTCGGTGTTACTGTGTTGGTTGCCAGTCACGATTTGGCTTTGGTGGCGCGTATGCGTCATCGCGTTTTGACCTTGAATCAAGGTCGAATGGTCAATGATGGAGGGTTTGCTTGATGGCGCAAAAGCCCAATCAACGAGGCGCTACCCGTGCCTCTGTGAAAGCCACAAAGCATCATTGGCCGTCGCGGAATCGATTTAACATGAGCTTGTATTTCCGTCAGCATAAAACCACCTTGACGGAAAGTTTTACACGCTTGTTGACTTATCCGCTTGCTAGTGTGATGACCATTATGGTGATTGCCATTGCTTTGTCCTTGCCGGGAGGTTTGTATGTGGCACTGAAAAATGTGCAAACCGTTACGGACCAATGGGAACAGCAGTCTGTCATTACCTTGTATCTTTTCCCCAACTTAGAAGATACCGAGGCATTGGCTCTATCACACCGTATTTCTGCGCAAGCGGATGTGGATTCGGTGGAGTATATTTCGAAAGAAGAAGGTTTGAGGTACTTTGAGCGCTCTAGCGGTTATGAACAAACACTGTCTTCTTTGTCCGAAAATCCTTTACCAATCGTATTAAGAGTGATCCCGCGGGAGTCGGTTGACGTAACGACATTGTCTAGTTTACAGGTGCTACGTGATGAGTTGGCCAACAACCCAGAAGTAGAAATCGCCGAATTAGATGCACAATGGTTACAGCGTCTTGCCAATATCTTGAGTTTTGGTCAGCGTTTTTCTTATGCATTATCGGTTTTATTGGTGATTGCCGTGTTTCTTATTGTGGGGAACACCATTCGTGTAGCGGTGGAAAATCGTCGTGATGAAGTACTGGTAATGAAGCTGGTAGGAGCGACGGACGCTTATATTCGTCGTCCATTTTTGTACATGGGCTTTTGGTTTGGCTTGTTGGGTGGAATCTTTGCTAGCCTATGTATTTTGGTGCTTAGCTGGTGGGTGAGTGCTCCTGCTGAGCGCTTGATTGATTTGTATCAAAGCGATTTTCAATTGCAGACTTTTAATGCAGATGAGATTGTTTTATGTTTAACTATTAGTGCATTAATTGGTGTAGTCGGTGCTTGGATTGCGGTAAACCGACACATCAAAGATATGGAGCTGCAGTGAGATAAAGCGGCGATCGCTCAACAAAATGCATTCGCCACGTTATATCCACATTTATGTCACACATATGCAGAATTAACTTGTTAGTATTTTTGTCATACAGGGTATGAACAATTAAAAGGTGGAAATAGAGATGGGTAAAGCTCTTCAGCCTATAGATATGATGACTCCAGGTCAGAACCTTGAGTCGTATGTGCAAACAGTAAGTCGTATTCCGATTTTAACTGCTGATGAAGAAAAAGCCTTAGCAGAACGTCTTTATTATCAAGAAGACTTGGAAGCGGCGCGTACACTCGTCATGTCAC
The window above is part of the Marinomonas sp. THO17 genome. Proteins encoded here:
- the ftsY gene encoding signal recognition particle-docking protein FtsY, yielding MEVVNQIIAFLTPYFGEYARFVPMIIGILLAVLAFVIRRRFVNKMRADIAVAKQKDVAAREVEKPSTEAQDSSSQAMSADITPLTSEQPVSEQQASTQLDKPEEEPALSWSERIKSGLSRTRHGLGNGLSSIISGSNKVDDDLLEELETQLLMADVGIDATRTLIEGLIEKLNRKELKDADALMTHLKADMQGILGLSQQELEPSKADGPFVILMVGVNGVGKTTTIGKLAKKYQAQGKSVMLAAGDTFRAAAVEQLQVWGERNNVPVVAQHTGADSASVIFDAIESAKAKNIDIVIADTAGRLQNKQNLMNELSKVVRVMKKLDESAPHEVMLVLDAGTGQNAISQAKLFSEAVGVSGITLTKLDGTAKGGIIFAIAKQFGLPIRYIGVGEQADDLRPFVAQEFIDALFAGDQD
- the ftsE gene encoding cell division ATP-binding protein FtsE, whose product is MEIEFQRVGKKYDSGQEALSQVSFHLQQGEMAFLTGHSGAGKSTLMKLMMMIERQTSGQIFINGIDLRTLSRRAIPQHRRRVGVVFQNHQLLFDRSVFHNVALPLQVSGADHEQVAKRVRAALDKVGLLDKEKFNPMALSGGEQQRVGIARAVVNKPQLLLADEPTGNLDPKLSAEIMNLFQEFNRVGVTVLVASHDLALVARMRHRVLTLNQGRMVNDGGFA
- the ftsX gene encoding permease-like cell division protein FtsX; amino-acid sequence: MAQKPNQRGATRASVKATKHHWPSRNRFNMSLYFRQHKTTLTESFTRLLTYPLASVMTIMVIAIALSLPGGLYVALKNVQTVTDQWEQQSVITLYLFPNLEDTEALALSHRISAQADVDSVEYISKEEGLRYFERSSGYEQTLSSLSENPLPIVLRVIPRESVDVTTLSSLQVLRDELANNPEVEIAELDAQWLQRLANILSFGQRFSYALSVLLVIAVFLIVGNTIRVAVENRRDEVLVMKLVGATDAYIRRPFLYMGFWFGLLGGIFASLCILVLSWWVSAPAERLIDLYQSDFQLQTFNADEIVLCLTISALIGVVGAWIAVNRHIKDMELQ